In a genomic window of Cynocephalus volans isolate mCynVol1 chromosome 1, mCynVol1.pri, whole genome shotgun sequence:
- the KCNK15 gene encoding potassium channel subfamily K member 15, whose amino-acid sequence MRQQGVRAAALVLCILSYLLVGAFVFDALESEAESGRQRRLAQKRGEFCSKYGFSAEDYRELERLARQAEPHRAGRQWKFAGSFYFAITVITTIGYGHATPGTDSGKVFCMFYAFLGIPLTLVTFQSLGERLNALVRGLLLAAKRCLGLRRPRVSTENMVVAGLLLCAATLGLGAAAFAHFEGWTFFHAYYYCFITLTTIGFGDFVALQSDEALQTKPPYVAFSFLYILLGLTVIGAFLNLVVLRFLAATADAPESATSPLRLGALESRGPSRTRRPARPGGSRSISHSIHQLEMCARDNLGFSPPSSPGAVRGGRADRPPVRRNSI is encoded by the exons ATGAGGCAGCAGGGCGTGCGCGCGGCCGCGCTGGTCCTGTGCATCCTGTCCTACCTGCTGGTGGGCGCCTTCGTCTTCGACGCGCTCGAGTCCGAGGCGGAGAGCGGCCGCCAGCGGCGGCTGGCCCAGAAGCGCGGCGAGTTCTGCAGCAAGTACGGCTTCTCGGCCGAGGACTACCGCGAGCTGGAGCGCCTGGCCAGGCAGGCCGAGCCGCACCGCGCCGGCCGCCAGTGGAAGTTCGCCGGCTCCTTCTACTTCGccatcaccgtcatcaccacCATCG GGTACGGCCACGCCACGCCGGGCACGGACTCGGGCAAGGTCTTCTGCATGTTCTATGCGTTCCTGGGTATCCCGCTGACGCTGGTCACCTTCCAGAGCCTGGGCGAGCGGCTGAACGCGCTGGTGCGGGGCCTGCTGCTGGCGGCCAAGCGCTGCCTGGGCCTGCGGCGGCCGCGCGTGTCCACCGAGAACATGGTGGTGGCCGGGCTGCTGCTGTGCGCCGCCACCCTCGGCCTCGGGGCCGCCGCCTTCGCGCACTTCGAGGGCTGGACCTTCTTCCACGCCTACTACTACTGTTTCATCACCCTCACCACCATCGGCTTCGGCGACTTCGTGGCGCTGCAGAGCGACGAGGCGCTGCAGACGAAGCCGCCCTACGTGGCCTTCAGCTTCCTTTACATCCTGCTGGGTCTCACGGTCATCGGCGCCTTCCTCAACCTCGTGGTCCTGCGCTTCCTCGCGGCCACCGCCGACGCGCCCGAAAGCGCCACCAGCCCGCTCCGCCTGGGGGCGCTCGAGAGCCGCGGCCCCTCCAGGACCCGCCGCCCAGCCCGCCCCGGGGGCTCCCGCTCTATCTCCCATAGCATCCACCAGCTGGAGATGTGCGCCCGCGACAATCTGGGCTTCTCTCCGCCCTCGAGCCCCGGGGCCGTGCGCGGCGGCAGGGCAGACAGGCCCCCGGTCCGGCGGAATTCCATCTGA